taacaatgtaaaaatgatgtgaacacattaaacagaggctctgttgacaagtgctgttaacgtccgtgtgaggtgatgaaatcacaggtgaaagagtgaaagaatTTTCCGgcccaaacaaatactcgattaatagagaaaataataacattaacatttcctggattctttgtctttctgtaacaatcagaaaacaacatcatttgtatgtgaaaagaaatgaaatgaaaggtgtgtgtgtttacatgtggagcagtgaagtcacattagcattagcattagcaggtgtaacctgaacacctgtgatcggatccctcaggtcggatgttaacagcaggtgtgaacagagcgtcaacagaacatctaagaaatgtgcggatcatatttaagcagcagttaccatacacctgtccccgctgctcctcgtcctcctcctggtcctggtcctggctcctggCTCCTGGCTTCTGGCTCCttgctcctggtcctggtccaaccaaagctgtagatcagttacaaagactttaaaaatcctgtaaacatttgtaaaatctcaatatttaacagaggattctgatgtatttacaGACAGCGCTGCCGAAAAGCCTCTttttactcttcactgtaaagtcatCATGGCTCATGGCTCATTCAAccatgcttgaaaacacatgaactgtgcctttaactgcagctgtttgcagatgttcagtcagaggacatgatgagaaaaagcagtgtccactttaaagtgtttaaatgtgctcactgcagtaaatgagtgaagaaatgtgagggAAAATACATGAAcacctttttattgtcaactatatattggtccatatcaacatggacatttttattttgaatttctaCTTAACCACTGCttaacagtttgtttgtttttttacctaaCCTTCCCCCCACTGGCCAGACTACATACTCATtcttaacagttttaatggtatagtgacatttttgacagtttataatTGGCTagtttactaaataatatacgttttttacgacatactgtAATAGGACACTTTTTGACAGTATGAGGCAGTTGTTGACATCAtactatataattatatatttgacactaagtcagttttttgaaaacacgtttgctgtggagcagtgacgtcacattagcggCAGCTAACCTGCTACTGGACTAGATAGTCATTCTGAACAATTTCAATGgtgtattgacattttttgttgaggacattctTTGACGTTTTGGACAGTTCTTTGAGGACATGTGgtgaatttatattttaacgtttttgatgacatactatagtaggaAAGTTCatatttgaatgtgtgtttgctgcggagcagtgacgtcacgttagcattagcaggtgtaatctgaacacctgggGTCGGAtgtgaacagcaggtgtgaacagagcgtcaacagggaatctaagaaatgtgtgggtcATTATTAAACTGCAGTTACCACACGGCTGTCCCCATGTTTgttcccgctgctcctcgtcctcttcccgtttctgtctctgcgtagaagaagctccgcctccgacaaaggaagtggaacattccaaatagatcgactcaagaggggaggagtggaatgtatCAAGTCatggaaagtacacaaaggcttttaaatcagtgtgtctttatgcaggagcagctccacctgtaattaatcaacgttcatgtcatcgctggacaaataaaagaaaaatggcagctgaaattgttgttatttcaaaacatttttgctaaaacagagaaaaaaaaaaacaccacctgtaggaaatgctgccacctgctggactgacacacacacacacacacacacactgggctgctcagctgtgttttcactccaaATACAGTCTCAACTTAAATTCACTGcgttttgctgcttttttgtgtcatcactcacacacaaaaaaataatgattgaattattttttttttgattaattgctcttggggccccctggtggtcacggGGCCTTAAGCAGCCGCTTAGTTTGCTTATGCCTTGGGCCAGCTCTGGCCTCATCTCTTGTCATATTTGGCTGTGATCACAGCTCTCCATTAAAACTACCTGCTCCTCTTGGCTGAAATAAGCACCTCCCAATCGCAGCTCAGTTCTAGTCTTCATGTAATAACTGCGCCACCCTGTGGCTAAACATCAGCACTGAAGTCATAACTTCACAAGTTCTCATTTTCAATGAACACTATTATTGTGATTTGAAGCCGTGTCAGTCTTGACTGTGCGTGATGGGGACCTCTGTTGGGGATTTTATAGATGCTCTTTATTTAGGCAGGGAATGGAATGTAATTAATAAAAGTTTTCCACAATGTGCATTCACACACTCcgctaaaataataataattatgtatcaCGTTCTCCCAAAACAACCAGCTGTTATAGTTTCActtaactaaaataaatgtgaaccaTACATGGCTGTAGAAAGAGAATGGTAGCCTATAATAGTGTATGATAATCCGTTTGAGGTTGTTACATACCACTTTCACTTCCAGTTTTGTCAGAAATACGGATTATACTTTGGTACCTTGACCGTTACATCTCTGTGGATCAAATCAAACAGAATGTATACCTTTATAGagattaattttaaaaaaactatAATTTCATGAATGAATAAGGCCATGTCTTTGAAGAATCATAGCTTCTGTTATAATCTTATGTTTCAAACTCATTTATATATcaaataaagagagaaagaaggaaaactGGACACATTATATGCTAAATTACATACAACTgtcacagtttttatttatttattgtattattgtatcaTTACTGACCTATTTTAACCTTATTTAATGtaattctctttcttttctttatgatACTATGAATTATGCATTTGCATAATTTGCTGAATAGTGAGAAAATGGTAAAATACTCAGAAGATATTTAGTTTACTCTTGTATGAAGAAACAAATTCTTCCCATTTGGCTGATGATGTTCTCTTTACCTTCATCAGGCATCCGACAAAGTGAGAGGAGACGCGAGCTTTCCCTGAGACCAGACTCTTTCTGAATTTGGAGAAGCAGCCGTCCGCCACCACAGTCAGCGCTGCGCAGATTTCCTACCAGGACACAAGTTTacaccgtcatcatcatcatcatcgtcatccttACATTTTGTGCTTTAAACACGAGGTATTAAGGTTCTGTACATGCGGCACAGTTTCCTGTCCTCACCTTGATCTCTTCGGTTTCTTTGTCCTTGTACCGGACTCCCGTGATGCTGCCGTCCTCCTCCTGCAAACTGGTCACGGTGCCTTCTACGAATGTGACACTGGGGGGCGCAAAAAGACAGACTGAGAATACAGCAAGACAGGAAGAACATGAAGAGTAAACAGACCGAGAACAAACATAGAGAATGCTTTAAACTATCAAgactgtgactgtctgtgacttttcttaaaaacaaatatcGCAGTGGTTtactgaaccaaccactgataTTTGCATTAGAGTACACGATGATTTGGCCAATAATGTTTCAAAATCAGTTCATATCAATAATTGTTATTGCTATAAACTGTTAGATAATTAAAGATTAGGTTGTGATCCTGGGTTTAAGTTGAAGAAGCCAGTTcacttttattaaattaaatgtctaGTCcttgttgtaatgtaacaaagcacaaatactttgttactgtacttaagtacaacattcacatatttgtactttactagcaacttttacttttagtcGACTATATTTCCTATATCTATCTTTGTTactgccaaataaaatcagaataagaagagttggtaagggtctgtatttatatagagcttttatAGTctcgatgagctgctttacactacagttttgccattcatccattcacacacgctgcaacatggggttaagtgtctcaaggacacatatagactagcagagccaggaattgaacccacaaccttacagtacagtaaatgtcatatacgtcaagacttttacttaagcaatattataaaaagctcaacttcaacttctaccaaagtcgttttctggtaacatacttgtacttttactcaagtatccctttaaagtactttatacaagactggtagTAGCTGTAGACAACTGGTCAGTTCTTCTGAATTGAAACACCAAAGAAAAACTTCAGTTTTGAACTGAAGACACGTCTTGGATGAAAGATCAAACTACTGAGGATGACCTGGATGTCAAACATGAACGAGGTATGAATGTATGTATCCATCCCATTAACGAGTGGACTCACTTTGGCTCGGCGAGGGCAGCTCTCCTCAGGCCCATGATGAATCGACCGTGATGGAACGCCCAGCCACTCTTGATGTTCTCCTCCTGCTGTGGGTAAGAAAGCTCCACCTCGGTGCTGCTCCCTAGGTCATGGATCACGTAGCCTTTCACCTCGTGAGCGTCCAAACCCTCCAATGACCCTGATCGAGGCCAAGCACACGCGACAGGTTACTGTTTCAGAGCCTTCATTCATTATTCAGTCAGCGTGTGTGAAAAGGAACAAATGTCAAGAGTCTACAACACGAGCTGGAGAGAGCGTAATAAGCTACTGTAGCCTCAAAATAATCCTTTACACTTACAGTTTATCAACTTCAGCATCATTCAAATACAAAAAGATCTTATTCCACATTGTCACATTCGCTATAAGCTTGTTACATAGGGACATATAGCATCTCtactttaattttaaataaagttttaaagtgATCAATGATTGGCAAGTTCATTAAAACCTCAggcattttgaaaaataaacataatgggAAGAAAATATTGCTGTAttgtgaatatttaaatataaaataaggtGTTTTTGTACAATGTGATCATTCTAATCTCAAATTAAAACTCtcatacatgtttttggacacgtTGAGGAAGgaaagtgtatttttatttgctcGCACTGAAATCATTTGTCATTTGGACAATTTAGAGAGCCAGTTTTTCAAAGTTCCAATTCCAGTTCAGACAAGGATTTGAGGTTTGTTTCAAATATAATTCTATTATTATATACTCTCTATTAAACACTGACCATTTTTAGAAAAGTACAATAGTGTAGTGACAAGCGGTGATAATGAAAAGATCTCATTTCAACTACTGAGTATTAGTGTTGAAGTTCACAAATTGAtcacgtttgtgtttgtttttaaacgtaCAAACTTCATCTCAGCTGCTTTTCCTTTGTGCGTCAGATTTGACTGTCGATGGACCATGACAGAAACAAGAGTCaccagtttctctctctcaaataaTGGCTCCTCTTGATTGGTGCAAAGAGATGATGTGATGTCACCTTTCCCATTTTAGCACCGCCCCACTTcacaccaaaacaacaacaatttccAGGGTCTGGAGCACCAGGACACAGTTTCACTCCCTGACTCTGTCACTGACCTTGCAGGCCCAGCTCTTTCAGCGCCGTGTATCCTCCGGGCTGCAGCAGCTCCCCGACGATTCTGTCAGGCTCCTTCAGATCTCTCTCTACCACGGTCACCTTCCTGCCGTCCCGCGCCAGCACAGCTGCGATTGCCGATCCCAGGACTCCGGCCCCAACTACCACCACATCAGGATCCTGATCCACTGTGGAGCCACTGGCTGAGGCACTTCCTGTGGCAGTAGAGATCTCTGCATCTGCTCTTTTCCTTATTCTCCGGCTCTGgaaacaagagaagaagaacatcatcgtctgttttttgttttgtttttacactgcagcaaAGAACAGAGGTGTTTCAAGGGAGTAAGGCATCACCAGGCAAAAGGGACCCGAGAGGCCCCACGTTGAACCAGACCAAACCTTCCACTTCATTCCCAAATGAGAAACAGTAGCATATTCATCTCCATTATTATCTCTGTCTATAACAGTAATACAACAGTATCACAGCTAATAGATCATTCTTATCCTTCTTACATTGTATCATTTGGTCACAGTCCCTCatatttcaaatcaaatacaGTCAGTATTGAGTTCTTGTTGACAAAGCAGACCATTTATTGCCttgttactgtttgtttttaccttaTGTATGCCTTTACTTTGCTACTTAAACACCCAAATTTCCCTCTGATGATGAATAAACGACCTCACTTTTACTGATGAGAGATTATTGATTATGCCCATTACAATTAAAGCtgtttcattacattttttaatcagatATTTAACATTATAAACAATATTGAGCTGCAACTACTGATTAGTATAtcagcttgtttggtgttttaattacggTTATACCACATTATAATTTacataattttacattttagctctgtttttcatattaatagattcattttgcatcataaatatgaagTTTACaccattccatatcaaaacaagcacctTTACTCTGAATTTCAGTGAAATATCAAGTTTATCTttattgtgatgtcatcattttaagatcatattGTCCACCTGCTACTGAACAGACTAGACGCCCATtggccccaaggtcatttgagattgaatattttctcagtGAATCAAATAATCAATGTGTTTTCAGAcctcgattaatcgttgcagccctgaaacaataaacacctatccaatccaatccaactttatttataaagacaGGCATACATAACATAAGACCCAATAGACTTGAAAACAAACCATTAATCATACAATAAATTACTGTTATACAATGAAATcaattcattataattattattcaattattcacTGTGCAGAAGTCTCCTGTGGATTAAAAGTGTCTTACCTTCCTGCATGTCTCCTCTGGATGACTGCCGCTCCTCTGTGCTGAGGTTTGGGGGATGAAGTGGTTGATGACGGGGACAAAGGAGAGGAGACTCAGAGGGAAAGTGAGGAGCTGACGGAGCCGCAGTTTGTGCTCCTGACAGTATCTGATGTAGGAGAGTATGAGCCCGGCTGTGAGGAACACCACTGCGGCCACAAGCAGCTCCCTGTGGGCAAGGCTCCACACGGTGTCCGACTTCTTATACAGGTACGTGAAACTCGCTATTCCCAGGAAGGTCCACATctttatggatttaaaaaaaaaaaaaataataataataataataataataataaaaataggtGAAGTTTAAGGTAATGGCGAAAGGACACTATTATagagttataataataataaaaaatagtaataatctGTTCAGTCAAATCAAAGTGTTACCTTTCATAAGTCATGATAACTTGTGGCTGAATTACTACTTTTTCTAagaggagacacagacagtGGAGGATTCGCAGTTACACCAGCCAATCAGGAGCGACGTGACAGTGAGCAGAGCTCACGCTATCCGCTCATGAAACAGCCGCGCCGGTGCTGGTCCTGCCCCCGGCCTCTGATTGGACAGACGGGCAGCGAGGATGGTAGTATGATGTGATGTCAGTGGAAAGGTGAGAAGACTCGAGGACTCCTAACAAGAAAATAACACGGATTTaaattcatttcaatttaacgatttaacatttacttttgttgttgttattattattattgtgacatATCTATTGTCATCTTGTCTCACCTTTTAAATGCTGCTTGAccataaaaatattattttctgctGCAACTACTCTCTCAATTTGATAAACATTATGAAAAGTGTTTCCTCTAAAATCCCTGActgacctttttcttttcttttttaagagaTTGTAAGATTAGAATTTATAACCTCAGAGATACAAGTCATCTTCTGATGGACTGAGCTATTGTGACTATTGTGAGTTTTGAGCTTTTTAACCTCACTTTATGAATATATTTTAGCTCTAAACATTGTGAAACAAacagaataaagacatttttcacaccCTAATATACCTTTATTATACCAAGTCAttgaaaatgtcacatacaCCACATAGTACAGGATATACTATGTTACAAAAAGGAAACAGGCAGTATTTGTGATACAtgtatttatctttaaaatacaaaatgttactgtttttatttgtattttgagATGATGAAATATCTTCCTATTCTGTATCAAAATACGTCAGTgttatgtatttttgtattttgaaaacAACTCTGGACTCTGGAACTGTTTCTGTAACTTTGCTGTACGAACTTCATACATGAGACAAGAGACCTggccagaaaacatcagcacatgaaaaGTAAGTCAAtggcatagcgccacctgctggcagcatGGCGGCACTATGCCATTGACTTAAAAGGCCCACACaatgctgcttgcagctttattaatattgttattaagtATACTGTACTACCACTGTGAGTGACGTCAATAGTTTATTAAGAAACTTTTTAGTTATATGTAGTGATTAAAGatggattcatatttttcttGCTTCCCCGATGTGACGTTTGGTTCACCGTTCTGCTGGATGTAATCCTgaaattaaaaaggaaagaCCTTTAAAGTTTTGGGACCAAAGGGTTCTATTCAAATTGTTTTACATCACATTCTCTATATTTAATCATCTACACATCAAGACAGAGGCAATTAttgtacaaaaacatttatatttcatcAAACAAGTAGTGTAATGGTTTACAAGACTGCACTAAGTGAGACAAAGTTATGATCCAGACAAAACCGTGACTCATtaaaaggaaaagacaaaataaatacaattaaactAGAACTAGCACTTAAGAGTGTTTTAATAGCACTTAAACatgcattgttttatttctcaatTCACTGATGACTCACAAacaaatttaatattttcagtcCATAACTATACATATGAGTTGAAAAGTAGCATTCAGCCAAGTAACCTATTTGATATACTtgacatgttttatatatacagtattttctaaTATATTTTACTATTGTTGATACTATTATACATACTATTATTATACTTTATAATTTTACTATTCAGCATCTTAAGAGTCGGAACCAAATGTCATTGCactgtacacgtgtgtgttttgcaATGACAATGACGTCTATTCTATTCTAGTGGATTCTATTCTGTATAATTGGAGTTGTGGTAATCGATCTTCAGTCTGTGGAGCAGTACCACAGCGTATGAATGAAGTGGGCAGCTGTTATCTTTATATGACAAATACATTCTACAACTACAAATGTTATCCTCACATGTGAAGATATAAATCTTCCATCCAATCACACTGTCAAATAAGTTGTGGTCTTGATTTAAAATCTTTATCTGCAGTCCTCCATGTCTGACACTTACCTCCATGTCCTCTAAGGTGGCAGAGCCGTCCTCCACTTTCTGTCCAAGACCATGACTGAAGCTGGAGTATCGCTCCTGTTTAAAGGGACAGAGAACCAGTTATACACGGCAGAGTTACTGCACCTGCTGCGTTTAACTGTGGCTGCCGCATACACACATACCTTCACCTTATCAGTGATTATCCCGTCCTCTATGATGCGTACAGCATTCCTGAGGCCTCTTGCAAACGTGTCCATGGCTCCGATGTGAGCTATGAACAGGTCCTCCAGGTCTGTGGACTCTCTGCGCACCTTAGCGTCAAAGTTCAAGCCTCCTGGCTGCAGACCGCCTTGTTCAATTACAGTCTGGAATAGATGAGACACTGGAGGATAAGTGACAAATGCCTAATTACCCATAACCCTGAGCCACTGCTACAACAAAGAGTTGCCCCCTTATGGCCAGTCAAAACTTACAGGTTAAAGCCACTTTtgcaggtgtttgtttttgttttatctctaaaataaacacaattcacACGAACAAAACAGTAACCCAGTCTATCGCAGGGCCACGTagcgacaaacaaccatccacacatTGGGAGAACATTGATCTTTATCCAACAGTACTGCACTAACAACAACACCCAAAAATGAGTTATAAAGTTCACCTTCATGACCATGGTAGTGTTCCTGATGTCCATGGGGAACTGATCTGTGTCCCAGCCCAGGTCAGGAGAGCCAGTGTTTGCATCAACCGAACCCAGCATGCCAAACCTGTGCACGCGATTGGAAATAAGTGTAAAGTTTAAAGACACGGTGGGTgtggggaaagaaaatgtcagcaagaaacatttctgtttgcagtcgtctcacaCAGACGCCATGACGACGTCATGTTCATAGGAGTGTCCTGCCAGCGTGGTGTGGTTGGGCTCAATATTCAACTTAAAGTGATTCTCCAGACCAAAATGCTTCAGGAATCCTATGACGCTCATAGCATCTATTTAAGGAAATGGTGACGCGTACAAATCAATCATTGTGACTCTGAGAAACACTTAATTAACATTTCTCGATAGTGACGGTCTTACCATAATCATACTGATGTCGGCATGGCTCCTTGGGCTTTGGCTCAATTAGAAACTGGCACTTGAATCCGATGTTCTCTTTATACTCTGtcgacaaatacacaaacatacagtaaatgtgacgcacactgtctgactgactggaataaaacaaaaacacttactgACAGCCATTTTGAAGAAGTTGGCCATGGGCTTCAGTTCAGCAGCGACATCAGTGTTGTGCATGGACAGGAAACCTTCCCTTCCTCCCCAAAACACTGAGAAGAGCAGAAGTTATTCATCAGACTGAAAATCACACAATATGACAGGTTTGTTATTGCTGTTGACTAACTTAAAGAAGTCATTCTTGTGAGGAGGCCCCTCTCACGTCAGGGCCCCAAACAATTGCAACACGGCTGCGTGTAGATAAAACACCTTCATACCAAAGTTTTCGGCACCCAGCTTCTTGGCGATATCAAGTCCCTTTTTGAGCTGGGCGCCGGCGTAGGCCAGAACGTGACAGTCGGGGTTTGTGGCAGCGCCGTTCATGTACCTGCCACATGAAGATAGTATTAtaatggtccttttttttttgttgtcttctaAAGATTAGTGAAAAATATTTACCTTGGGTGGGCAAAGAGGTTACAGGTGACCCAGAGCACTTTGACTCCAGTCTGCTTCTGCAGCTGAAGAGCCAGGTCAGTTATTTCATCCAGATTCATGTTGGACTCCTTCAGTGTGGAGCCCTCCGGAGCCATGTCCCTGTTGGAAACACAGAATTATTCACAATCACAAAATACAGTATCTTTAATaggttttgttcatttaaaacgCAACCCCACCTGCAAAACACAGAAAATCTAACTAAatcaaggttttttttacacaataaagattatttttgattatttcatAACTAATTTGACTTAAATTTATTCAACTGCATTTAATGTTGTCTACATTGTCACACAGTATTCACAcatgatagaaaaaaaaggatttattttgattaccTGTCATgaaatgtgtaatatttaacCTGCAAAGACAAGCAGAGGTCACATTATAGGAAATATACCATAAGTGATCTTAATAATGAAGCTCTATGTGTACAGAGGTTACTTTGATTATTAAATAAGGTACATTTCCTCACACCAAGCTTGGTGAAAAACTCAAAAGCAGCACAGAGTCGCTTCTTGGCTGATTCCATCGGATTTCCTTTATTCCAGGGCCTGTGGAGAGTCTGGAACCCAAAAGGGTCAGCACCTGACAGAGAATATCATAGTTATAAAGTAaagaagcaacaacaacaacatgtgcaCAGATTAAGCAAATTGGTAGGCTTATATTTTAAGTAGAATAATATAGAGATATAAGAAATACAGCCTTCACTTTGAGAAACTCTGAGAACATGTGAGAGAAAGTCATCAACGTCACATTAATTGCTGCATGACGACATTTGAACATcttcagatgtttgtgtgtttactagAAATGACAGTATTTTCATTACATATGGGATATTAAATCAATTGATGTGTCACTGACTTGTGATCAAGAAAGACGCCACTCTGTCCTTACTATGTGAAGCCATTTACAGACAAACTCggctaaaataaacaaaagatatTGGTCATTTAACAGAAGAATTGCATAACAAACTCTACACCTGCTTATGtctatgacattttaagaatatgtttgctgctttatctcaccatgAAACAGAACAAACCTTTTCAGGTGTTTGTCTAACTGAGGTAAATAGATAGGATTTTAATCCCTGATGTCACAAGACATCACAtctgaagttagtgatggaggcaacagttgATCACATCTCTGACATGTGTATGTAAAAATCACACGTTTGAGATGtttccaaacttcagtttccagtccaGATAAGACTGAGAACAGTGAGGAAAAGCATCAGAAAACAGTGGCGACTGGTGACATTATTTTGTGATATGTGCTATAACCACATGTCACCACTGGGAGACGCCAaaggaaatatgtcacagatTTCATTAGGTGTTCATTACTAAATGTGTctttgctggcagccatgttatcagtgttgataatgtgtcaatacctgAATACAAGCATACTTCaaagaaaacctgaactattcATTTAATGGCAGATAATTGACAGTTGTTCCAGTACCAGTTCCACAGAAGGAGTGCCAGTAGCAGACTGAGAACCTCAGCCAGTCCTCCATCGTCCTGCCCATCAGCACCTGCACACATTAtgatgctgttgtgtttgttttggataaaatttgaccagttttttttatttatttatttttttcagatctttAAATCTTtgtaaaacttgacagaaacacagcgaAGAGCaatgtagggcttttattttcttgaaggaagt
The sequence above is a segment of the Solea solea chromosome 13, fSolSol10.1, whole genome shotgun sequence genome. Coding sequences within it:
- the sqlea gene encoding squalene monooxygenase, with the translated sequence MWTFLGIASFTYLYKKSDTVWSLAHRELLVAAVVFLTAGLILSYIRYCQEHKLRLRQLLTFPLSLLSFVPVINHFIPQTSAQRSGSHPEETCRKSRRIRKRADAEISTATGSASASGSTVDQDPDVVVVGAGVLGSAIAAVLARDGRKVTVVERDLKEPDRIVGELLQPGGYTALKELGLQGSLEGLDAHEVKGYVIHDLGSSTEVELSYPQQEENIKSGWAFHHGRFIMGLRRAALAEPNVTFVEGTVTSLQEEDGSITGVRYKDKETEEIKEICAALTVVADGCFSKFRKSLVSGKARVSSHFVGCLMKDCPQFKDNHAELVLADPSPVLIYQISSSQTRVLVDIRGEMPRDLSGYMSEKIHPQLPEHLKEPFMVALQNDRLRSMPASFLPPSPVNKPGVLLLGDAYNMRHPLTGGGMSVALNDVRIWRNLLSHIPDLYDDRNMLQAKKKFHWERKSSHSFVVNVLAQALYELFAATDDSLHELRKACFQYFKLGGECVAGPIGLLSVLTPRPMSLIGHFFAVALYAIYVNFKRESWLTKPRALYKSGAILYRACTVMFPLIYSELKYLVY
- the LOC131471500 gene encoding xylose isomerase-like isoform X1; the protein is MSEQEEFFAGISKIPYQPTAGPGDVMCFKHYNAEEVLMGRTMEDWLRFSVCYWHSFCGTGADPFGFQTLHRPWNKGNPMESAKKRLCAAFEFFTKLGVKYYTFHDRDMAPEGSTLKESNMNLDEITDLALQLQKQTGVKVLWVTCNLFAHPRYMNGAATNPDCHVLAYAGAQLKKGLDIAKKLGAENFVFWGGREGFLSMHNTDVAAELKPMANFFKMAVKYKENIGFKCQFLIEPKPKEPCRHQYDYDAMSVIGFLKHFGLENHFKLNIEPNHTTLAGHSYEHDVVMASVFGMLGSVDANTGSPDLGWDTDQFPMDIRNTTMVMKTVIEQGGLQPGGLNFDAKVRRESTDLEDLFIAHIGAMDTFARGLRNAVRIIEDGIITDKVKERYSSFSHGLGQKVEDGSATLEDMEDYIQQNGEPNVTSGKQEKYESIFNHYI
- the LOC131471500 gene encoding xylose isomerase-like isoform X2, producing MSEQEEFFAGISKIPYQPTAGPGDVMCFKHYNAEEVLMGRTMEDWLRFSVCYWHSFCGTGADPFGFQTLHRPWNKGNPMESAKKRLCAAFEFFTKLGVKYYTFHDRDMAPEGSTLKESNMNLDEITDLALQLQKQTGVKVLWVTCNLFAHPRYMNGAATNPDCHVLAYAGAQLKKGLDIAKKLGAENFVFWGGREGFLSMHNTDVAAELKPMANFFKMAVKYKENIGFKCQFLIEPKPKEPCRHQYDYDAMSVIGFLKHFGLENHFKLNIEPNHTTLAGHSYEHDVVMASVFGMLGSVDANTGSPDLGWDTDQFPMDIRNTTMVMKTVIEQGGLQPGGLNFDAKVRRESTDLEDLFIAHIGAMDTFARGLRNAVRIIEDGIITDKERYSSFSHGLGQKVEDGSATLEDMEDYIQQNGEPNVTSGKQEKYESIFNHYI